The Euleptes europaea isolate rEulEur1 chromosome 19, rEulEur1.hap1, whole genome shotgun sequence genome includes a window with the following:
- the TTC19 gene encoding tetratricopeptide repeat protein 19, mitochondrial: MSLLALLRLLPRRRLGVAPLLAAAERGLWRRHPQAKARPRPYGGWNEPTSGGATPLAFTLALSAFSLFSQEAEQETEKEAKEDRPEEAEEEIIFLLKKAKLCIMKGELEEAERLLHEAAQLSHQSDNKDGIIYTYDTMANLAFLRGQLDHAEKLFKAAMSFLLAGNMEQDDNAIIEMSLKLASIYAAQDQEKLALAGYQFCILTLEEKIAKQKDTGTDALPAEEERVNTHLLLGMSLDSYARYLLAHKQAAAAERMYERALQISTEVQGETHPQTVVLMNDLATAIDAQGRYDDAYTRVKRASDLAQQTEHPETYVVLNNLAGILMHKEDFSQARQVYKEALKLAEEAGDDAVTRYIRKELSELARRQKLARSAENSVKKENEGGKD; encoded by the exons ATGTCGCTGTTGGCGCTGCTCAGACTGCTGCCGCGAAGAAGGCTGGGGGTCGCGCCGCTTCTAGCGGCCGCCGAGCGAGGCTTGTGGCGGCGCCATCCCCAAGCGAAGGCGAGGCCTCGGCCGTACGGCGGGTGGAACGAGCCAACGTCCGGCGGAGCCACGCCCCTAGCCTTCACCCTCGCCCTATCAG CTTTTTCTCTGTTCTCGCAAGAAGCTGAacaggagacagagaaagaagccAAGGAAGATAGGCCAGAAGAGGCAGAAgaggaaataatttttttgctGAAAAAAGCCAAG ctCTGCATCATGAAAGGAGAGTTGGAAGAAGCTGAGAGGCTCCTGCACGAAGCTGCCCAACTCTCTCACCAGTCTGACAACAAGGACGGCATCATCTACACGTATGACACG ATGGCGAACCTGGCCTTTCTGCGGGGACAGCTGGACCAT GCAGAAAAACTCTTCAAGGCAGCCATGAGCTTCCTGCTGGCCGGAAACATGGAACAA GATGACAACGCCATCATTGAGATGTCCCTCAAGCTGGCCAGCATCTATGCTGCTCAGGATCA AGAAAAGTTGGCTCTGGCTGGCTACCAGTTCTGTATCCTGACCCTGGAAGAGAAAATTGCGAAGCAGAAGGACACGGGCACCGATGCTTTACCAG CAGAGGAAGAGCGAGTCAACACACATCTCCTCCTTGGCATGAGTCTCGACTCCTATGCCCGCTATCTGCTGGCACACAAGCAGGCAGCTGCAGCCGAGAGAATGTACGAGCGGGCGTTGCAGATCTCAACGGAGGTTCAAGGGGAGACGCATCCTCAG ACGGTGGTCTTGATGAACGACTTAGCAACTGCTATAGATGCTCAAGGGCGGTATGACGATGCCTACACTCGTGTGAAGAGAGCATCAGATCTGGCTCAACAGACTGAACACCCTGAAACCTACGTTGTGCTGAATAACCTGGCTGGGATCCTAATGCACAAAG AAGACTTTTCCCAGGCCAGACAAGTCTACAAAGAAGCCCTGAAGCTGGCAGAGGAAGCTGGAGATGATGCTGTCACTCGATACATTCGGAAAGAGTTATCCGAACTTGCCCGGAGGCAGAAGCTGGCGAGATCTGCAGAAAATTCAGTAAAGAAAGAAAACGAAggaggaaaagactga